Part of the Etheostoma spectabile isolate EspeVRDwgs_2016 chromosome 21, UIUC_Espe_1.0, whole genome shotgun sequence genome is shown below.
CAAAACAGCCTCTGTTAGCTGTGTGAAGGGTATTGTGATCAATATGGAGACATCAGACATGTCTGTGGACCTTTTTAGTTCTCTGCTCTCTccaacaaaaacgtcaaaaagctcacatttgttttttagaaatagtgtcaaaaaatgtcttaatttatgcatttattattattagtagtagtaaagAACATAGGTACTGTACATTGCCATTATTTATACAAAAAGTCAATACCAGAGGTGCATAATTATACAGAAAacaatatttagaaaaaaacgGTTTATAAAAAAGGTAGCACATATTAAGTCAAATGTATCGCATGAGAAATTTGTTGAAACACCATTCCAGTCTTGATTGCCTTCTTATTCTTAATGTCTCTTATAATGTTGCCGTATTGGTGCAGTTCTTGAAAAAGTGTTCAGAGTTTGGTTTGGAGTCCACCCATTTTGGCTTGTGAATGTGGAATCATCCCAATAACCAGATTAATTGAACAAAATTGACAACTTtgatagagaattcattttGATAAAGTCTTTTATTCCTTATTTCTTAAAAGTAGTTTCTGAAGTagtataactttcatgcttattttGTGTACATTTGACAAACTGTGTTTTTCTAGTTACCGCTGGTTAACACAGAGGAGGTGATCAGTTTTCAAGGACACCCAAAGCACACGTTGCACAAACTGTCTGCATTCTGAAAACTGACACTCTTNNNNNNNNNNTAATAAAGATAACCACCGTCCAATgtatccttgtgtgtgtgtgtaataaaaagaCTGAGCTACAGAAAAATTGTCGAAGATCCTACACTGTCAAAAAAAGAGGTACAATACAGGTCCATTTTTGTNNNNNNNNNNACAAACTTAGCAAATGTTCccttaaaagtacaaaaatgtatCTTAAAAGGTACAATTATGCACCTTTTAAGGTACATTTATGCACCTTCCATTGTTCAGTGTGGATTTTCCGAGGTATAAGGTACATATTTGTACCTTATGTTTAAATGTTGAACAGCAGGAATAAGTGGATGGACATCACACCAGAAAATCtctcagtttaaaaaacacaagttaaTCTATATAATATCACTATATTCAAACTCaatcattttaaaactaaattaactgTAAAGTTTAGGGATATGTGCcaaataaatctgttttttttgttgaactgtGGTGATAGGTTGCTCCTATGTGTTTTTCCCTTTTGCGGCAAAAGTCTATAAACTGATCACTACCGTCTGGGTCTAGTTTTGTTTGCTTTGACCGTCNNNNNNNNNNTTAGTAAGTTTAAGTGTCCTGAACCTGACAAACTTCTTTGTCCATCTCATTGCCTtcaaaacatataaaacatatatttatCCTTGAATTGAAGTGATTGCCCTGTGCTCCGTCTTATAAGATGTTGAACATCAACCCAAAACATCGTACACAAAGAACAAATGACAGACTGTTTCTTCTTCTAGTTCACAGAAAGTGCAAGCATATTCAATATCAAGTTAGAATCTCTTTATTGTCCTATTTGCTGGATATATTTATGCAAGATTTAAAACGAAacctcttttattttgttactaaGACATGATTTGTCTCAAATTGGCCAGATTTGTTGCCAGTTCATTTCTCCATAGATTGAAGCCCAAAGGAATCTCCCTGAGGGTAGAGTTACCTCTTGTATACGATTCCTGATGAGTCTGTATGGACATTTATGGCACTTGACCACTTGACAGCCCTGCTTGACAAGCCATgtccctccttttcctccttatTTCAGAAGCCAGGCCCACGGTGATGAACGGGAAGAGACAAACAAAGATGTGATCCTATTTGATTGAATTGAGCCATTAATTATGACATTCAACTTAAAAGATCATTTTGCAAGAGAAGAAAGTCCcagttttagttttgtgtgaaaccgCTTAGTAAAACAGGCTATGTGCACTGTGTATATAGTATGTGTACATACACATATCTCGTCTCCCACAATAGCCCATACGTCACCTTGCTTGCTGCTCAGCTTGCTTGCTTAGTTATTTTCCACAACACATGTAGGCCTAACGTTCTCTTCATCCAGGGTCTTTTTATGAGGCAGGAAGCGAAAGAATCAAGAACAAGAACAAACTTCATTACAAACTGAAACTTTTTTGACTTGCAAAATTAACTTTTCAATTAACAAACATCATAAATGTAAATCATGGCtctattcaaaaacaataaagtaaTCACTTGTCTCTTGCCtaacatatttttttccaaaattcaggTCCGATGGTTGTCCACCAATGGAAGGGACTTTGCCTCTCTTTGCGAGCAAGCTACCTCTTGAGCCAAAGACAATTAAAgtgccatttttttaaactattataTCACCCAATATTAGTAACGATAAAGAACATCCAGTGTTTTTATGTCATGCATTAATCCAATTGTATTCATTTAGAACATACTTTCACTTTTCACTCTCTATCTGGGCCATTTTATGGGAATATTGTGGATTTACAGACCTGAGCAGGAGACTACAATCTACAAAAATTACacataatagttttttttacagctgattctgatgtttttttttgtcgtttttcatgcactacatttttaaataaaaataaattaataaatattttgttaGTTTGTTTACAGTATGATGTCCTGGCAGTGTGGAGAAAGCTTTGAAACAACATTGATTTACGGTGGTTCCCAACTTGGTCGGACCGGACACACAATAAATAGAATTCATAGTCATATGTATTATACAAACTGTAAAACCCTCTAACAAACTTGTAAATTTGGGCTATATGTATGATCTCCATTAGACTTAACTGTTTTGGTATGGGGCAGCATTCATAATCAATTAGAGCAATGTCACCATCAGGGCAGGGTGAATCTGCAGGGGTAGAAAACGTTTCAACCCCAGTATTTTGGAGCAGATAGGGAATCAGTTTGGCAGGGTCAGCATAAATTCTTTCCCATacagtgaaaacacacatgAGCCACTGACCAGTGTTACTTTTCAAAGACCTCAGTGCAGGTCGGACAAGGGCTAGATACAGTACACGAGTTCATTCATTACTGCTGCAGTGTCACTATTTACTGAGGGAGAGGAACAGGAAACAGTGTATGGCCCAGTCACTGGAAGAGCTTGATGTGCAACAATGCAATGAATTGGAAGATGACAAAAGTGTCACATAGAAGATGATTAATGGCCTTTATACATGAAAGTCATGCTTTACAGGTATCATATCCTGCATGCCATGTGTCCAGTTAAGCACCAAATGAATAAATTCATagttttaggctgaatcccatttctccatcttacccctaccccttggcccttacccctaccccttggcccttgaaaccaaggggtaaggggtaggggtgaaaacatatccctatgaaatgggacaccacttggtgacatcaccatgcagcattgatcacaaacctccaagatgccgtctctgtctgttgattgtgtgggtttggacaacagtgtcatatggattcaaatatttataaattttaggttcactttggtagtggaGAGGCAGATGttgttatctgtgtagtacttaggtctgtttgcaatacaaatgtgtatacacatgtatcatgtatacatacatatacaccctgtgtacatggtgtatacatacatatacaccctgtatacatggtgtgtatatctgtttcagttatcaccgttttgaatgtcattgatgttcacaaaaacattttgttgacaaaaatctgtctttattggtgataaattgaacataaccggcaaaaacgttacataaaataatgttacagaaccattatcaactttACTGTGATATAGGCAGCAGCAGGCTGAGATGAACTGTGTACAATACATCCATGGATGACATTATAGGACAAAAGCAAACAGAATATGGCTTTTCCACATTTGAAACAATAGCCTAGTAGGCTACACATGGTTTCCTATAGGCTCctttatgttttattgttgtaagACGGAaatcttgttttaaatgtggtaAATTGCTTAATGAAGTGGATAGATAACTTCACTGGGTTAAAAAAGCCAACATttcatttaacatttttctttgaaTAGGCTGATTTAGGCTAATTTAAGAAGTAGCATTAACAAAGAGAGATTTCCCTAAACACGAAATAGATTGTGACAAAAATTCACACCAGCATAAACCTGATAATACAATAACCAACAGTGCAGAGGTCCCATAGCCATTTAACGCTTGTTGAGAATAATATAAGCTGCTCTCTCAACGCAGTATACAATTTTTGAACACGGAAAGTacgcttttcttttttagtatTGGCCTTCTGTGTTTGCCGTAGTGCTGTATAAAGATTTACCTAACCGGAAGTTCCACCCCTTTTCATCCCCTCTCTGGCAGGCTGAGTGAGTTCCACATTCACACATAAACAAAATCCCAATATTTATCGTAATCCATCCTCTTTAACACTAATAATCACATTGTCGGTTCTGTTGAATTATACTTAATCAATTTAATGGCCAGATGACGTGATACTCATTTGTTTTCCAATACTTTTCTTTCCGTTGTTTTATTCATAAAATGACTCCATCTTTGTCTTTCGCTCCTCCACAGCGTTCAGTCCGCTGACACAAGCAACATGGTAAGGACTTCTTgtcatttaaatgattaaataccTAAATCTGCATAGCTGGTGATGTATCGTGTGAGTGTGGGAATGGCGTTACATGAAATGTGTGTTCGTGTTTATGTACCAAGCGTTAGAAACGCTTTAATCTCAGGTGATTAGCATTAGCATACGTTTGCTAGCTTCGGCCACCCGGCTACAGCCTGTCGCATAGGAATGACATGTCCACGAGCCCTTAGCAATATGGTTTTACCTAGCTAAATCATCAGGTCCCGGGGTCAATTTCTCCAAAACCACCAGTCTAACTACGGTATCTGTAGCTGTTGGTTACCTGGTGCAGGCTGAACTTAACGTAGGTTAGCCGTGGCTGCCCAGCGAAGTCAGAATTTTAGATGAAGGTAATGTTTAGCCGTCAGCAAGACATGCAATCATCTCAGGCTGATGTGCTCGTGATGCTTTTTCAAGTCTTGCTAGAGTAATGATGGACCTAGTGCTGGGTTTCGATTTCTAACAGAAACGTCAGTTCCACCGGTCCCCTAACATCACTTTGTTGTCCTTGCTtaatctgtgtgttttgatgcTTTGTATGAATAATAATTGTGCCTGCTCTGTTTATTTGTAGCCTCGCAAGATAGAAGAAATCAAAGATTTCCTGTTGACAGCCAGGAGGAAGGATGCCAAGTGTAAGTTAAACTCTACTGTCCTCACCTGCATGTACTGGTTCAGGTAAgggcgctgacacaccaactCGATTATCGGCCGCTGGACGGTCTGGCGAGGTCAGTGACTCGAGTCccttcggtgtgttccgtgctGTCGTCCGTCTCGAGGAGCCGTCGGCTTTAATTTCGGCTGATATGACTTGTTGCATCAGAAGGCCGGCAGTTGGACCCGATGAACAATTTGATTGGCAGAGTGCCAACTCTGCCCATCAAAAAGTTTCTCAGACTGACTATATGAAATGAAGagtcagcaactgcatggcctatttatcgcttaaaatgttttcagaaacgcGTTTTGATGAACTATTTTTCTAAAATTAGAGATTGTATTCTAAACGAGCAGTCATTATGGTCGGTATTGAAATTCTGGAAAAGCCAGGCCCACCTGATGAGTTTTTCCAATCAGCTGccgattttcattttttgggccacaatacagattagcgccgcctACTGTTATGGAGATGTCTTGCGCACGAGTTGAACTTGCGCTCACGGCGGCGTCGCTTCTGTGTGctccgaggcacttttttgacaaactcgGCAAGGCAgtcagtccgactgccttttctgccgtcAGGTTGGCGTGTCAGGTCCTTAAATGAAAGCAATGTATGACAAAATGAAAAGGTGGATGACAACTGGAGGTTACTGGCAGGCTAGAGATGTTCCAATATCAGTATCGCCTCTAATACTGCCTAAGACGCTGGTCTGGAAGTACTGGAGTTCATACACCGATCTGataccacttaaaaaaaaaataaaaaaaactgaagaaaatccactttaaagtagttttatttatgCTCTTTTCCATTATAACTGACTGctaaactggataataaaaacTGTGTGGCGTAGATTgattgttcatgtttcacaaagagttaaacctgagccagaccgacaacaaagatagaaatcatatcacatccatacaagGATAgaagtatacagctgttaaaacataaaatatgacacactggtatctgATCAGTACTCTGTCGGCCGACACGCAActtcaggtatcagaattggtAAATGGTATTGGGCCATCTCTATGGCAGGCCAGataaacatgaaaacaaattacatttaaatagtTACATTTGTTTACAGGCAATCATACAAGTCAAATTCTAGGAAGGATTTGGTGTCCAACAACAATTGAAGTAACATTTGTTGCCTTTCTGTCTAGAAAATGTTCAGGAAACTTCCTAGGAAGTTATTCAGATATTTAGACTTGTAAAATAATACAGTAACTTGCAcaactgaagttttttttttttttttatccaagtAAATGTTTCTGTTGACGATTTGAATCTGAACTGGCTTGTTTGTCTTCCTTCAGCCGTAAAGATCAAGAAGAACAAGGACAATGTTAAGTTCAAGGTGCGCTGCAGCAGGTACCTGTACACCCTGGTCATCACAGACAAGGAGAAGGCTGAGAAGCTCAAGCAGTCCCTGCCCCCAGGTCAGTTATTACCAAGAAGTCCGCTTGTGGGGCAAACGAGTGAGACGTAGCAGTCTTTGTTTAAACAGCGAAAGGCTAATTTTGGAATGAATGATGTACATTTGACCTTCGACATAGTCTTAGATCATTCTGTTAAGACATTTGCATCTTCCCTGGGTTTGATTTTAAATATGCCATTTGGAGGTTTAAACCACTTGTGGCTTAGAGCATGTTTGAATGGGTGGGTCTGAGTTTCTCATTCTGGCATGTACTACTAGGAAGCACAAGCACAGGGGTGGTGTGATACATCTGACTGCAGAGGATTGCTATTGTGGTACCAGTGCACTGATGAGGAAGCAGTGAGctaaggattaaaaaaaactcaacctAATGTAAACAAGGCAGCTTTCAGAGCATTCATAGAATCGCATTGAAGCTTTTTTTATAATGTAGGAAATGGATTCAATGTGCTAATTGGGCCTCAGGAACATAACCAGTGCATTTTGagtgaaaagaaatgtaaactgTAGgtgtttacaataaaaaacCTGACTAGGTTTTTATAAGATTTTAACTAGACAAGAGTCTACAGGGGTTAGATAGTAGTTGGTCCTCATGGGAAATGACTAAATGTGCATCTTAAAACACAGTTACAGACACTTTGCCAAGACCGTTTcttaataatgaatgaatgaatactgAATGTAAGGACATTAGTCTCATTTATTAACATATGCACATATTCCAAACAAAGTGCATGGACAGGGTCTTTGCTGCTGGAGGCTTTATGCAGAGAATATTTTCTGAtctcttgtctttgtctttaCAGGTCTGGCTGTGAAGGAGCTGAAGTAAAGTGATGTACAGATAATTGTAATAAAAATTGGAAAAAGAGTTACTTGTCTGTGGTTTTgtgtgcattgttttgtcatgctgtaaagcaaacaaaaaaatattaaaactgaaTTATACCGTGAGGGGTTGTCCGTCAGGGCCAGCTTGTTGAATAGGAGGTCATACAGAGTGTTCTCTTCTTTCCACCAGATGTCAGGTTGGAGCCATAGTCAGACTGGAAAGTGTATGAAGGGAACTGACCTCCATTTCAGACTTGTTAATGGTGTAGGAAACTGAAAAATAGTTTTACAAAAATCTGGATGTTTACATTTAATTGGCGCTTAGTGCAGttgctgttttaaaatgaaataaagccAGATTAAACTGCATATCACCTTGTCAATATTGGTAAATAAAGCAAATTATTGGTATAATCAGTTCTTTATAATATAAGTGCTCTTTCTGTATTTGTTCGATagaaagggaaaataaaagtgGCTTAATGTAGAAATATATTGGCCTAAACtggtaaatgtactttttttcttctcgaCCTTGGGGGGCAAGGTTTCCTACGTCTCAGGGTATTCTGAGATTTATTGGGGCATCTTTGCCCCCCATAATTTGCTACGCTGCATGTTATTAAACCCCCAATATGAACAAGTTATGAAACTTTGATTTGTCTTACTTTCTTATGAAACTTTGTCTTACTGTCTGTAAATGACTGTGGAACACTATTATCTGAAACTTCTTTACCTCTTCTATACCTTTCATCTAATTTTGAAGTTGAAATGTCCATTAAGTACTTATCGTTGCATCACACAAACATGCTTCTAAAACATCAGGATGTGCACACTTGTGTCCGGATGCTTATAATAATACCAGGGAGGACATGGGTTACGGAACGGGACTGATCTGCTACAGGGACGAAATCAAGCAGACAACCAGCACTCAGCGTGATTACTGacttctattttctttttgtatcgCCTCCAGTTGGTGAAGATAGAAGTTGCTAGTGTGAGTCGGACGTCCTATGAGGACATAAATTAAAGTGGTTTGTAATTGTCTCCGTTGACCACTAGGTGGCTGTGCAGTAGCTGGTTCCGCAGAGAGACTGATGAAGCAGCACTTAAATAACTAAAACATGTCAGAATGAAAATTAAATGActacacagtttgttttttatttttttaaaagttttttcccccccagtctTACCTCAGACATGCTGCCAGACTGATATTTCTAAACTCTTCAAAAGGGGGTGTCCGCGCGTTCCCGTATCGTTTCCTGACAATCGGGGCGCGTTCCCGCTAGTGACTGTTGTGTGCGTCTGGAGCGGCTGTCGGTCGGGTAGGAGCTGAGGGTCCACGGAGACATGGGCGCAGTGTGATTGTCTCTTCTTTCATGTAAAACAGAAGCGGTCGCGGACTTCAGTtcacaacaacactgttgtctCTGCAGGACTTCTTGCGCGGGTTCTATCATGTGTGGCTGAGAGTGTGTTTCCATAAACGAGCATGCTTTTATCATTGTCTTTGTCTGATATGAGACGGGATTAAGATCTCCGGCAGCGGACCAAACAGCCCGCTTTAGTAAAGGGAGGCTAATTTAGGCTGTAGCCGAACTTTTTCTCGGGGCAGGGATGTCTTCGGATCGGATGGATTACATTGCGCCCTGGTGGACTTACTGGCTCCACAATTTCCCTCATATCAACCTGAGGTTTCATCCCATTGACAACAGCTTCCAGCCCGAAGACGAGAACTACCAGCAGGTTAGTAAAGAAGATAGGAAATAGCTTTGTCAGGAGCCTGGTCAAGACAAGGACACTATATGCCTGTGTGTGGGACTCAATAGTGAGTTTCTAACAGTATGCCTAGTGGGACATCTAAAATAATCCTTCAATTTATGGTTTACATCTTTCAATAAATGGCTTACAATTTCCCTGACACTGCTATTACTAAAATCAGTTCTCATTATGTTTTCGGTTGCCTTCAGATTACATTTTGCACTATCCATGATAAAAGTGGCCCGAATTGTCTCTCTGAATCTCACCCAGTCCACTTAAGGGGTAGGCACCTTGAGGGTGAGTCCACCGCATTTATTAGGAGCCATAGGCCTATCTAGTCCCAAAGATCTATGGACCAGGTCAAAAATGCTTGGTGGATCTGTTTTAGGTGTTGCCATTTTAGTAATCTTTCACAAAAGTAATTCCTCTTTGCAAAAATGACGTTACACTATTGAGTTAAATGCTTAATTGGGTTGCCCAGTATATATGTAACATGTAGATCTTGTAAATACTGCCCTCCATTAAGCTGGGTAACATTTTTCATATGGACAAATATAAGTCTTTGTGTCtgttgcagagagagagagagagagagagagagtgagaagatCAGAAAGCACACTTCACACTGTTAATGTTGGAATAGATGTGTTTCACCCATGGGAGTTAAAGAAAGTGGTTCCTGTCTAACTGCAGAGGCGGTGTCAGACAGGACTGTTGAAGTGAGTTGGGATCAACTGTTGGATGACTAATGACCTGTTTGTGAACACATGTCAAAGTACtatgaatgatt
Proteins encoded:
- the rpl38 gene encoding large ribosomal subunit protein eL38, with the translated sequence MPRKIEEIKDFLLTARRKDAKSVKIKKNKDNVKFKVRCSRYLYTLVITDKEKAEKLKQSLPPGLAVKELK